In Arthrobacter citreus, a single genomic region encodes these proteins:
- a CDS encoding alpha/beta hydrolase: MNKRICGKIVTEGDELFYKVTGNGVPLIFIPGGGGDGDTFLPLADAMSDQFKVITFDRRANARSTANNLENFSVAQQSRDVLAILRAVGEESAFIFGNSSGGVIALELVKNFPGVVRLAVIHEPPLANFANDQERWLKFFGDCYQLALSKDSNKAATKFGMGVMGRITIAPLLSDIRLKAYLRKEPKLPGEVRLAGKIAADIFIKQELIPVTNYIPNKDILREHKEKLIFAAGDWTVNKNVWFAEVAQKLSNEIGSPFITLPGSHVSFMDKPKEWAPILSACYNKPQ; encoded by the coding sequence ATGAACAAAAGAATTTGTGGCAAGATTGTCACAGAGGGCGATGAGTTATTTTACAAAGTAACTGGGAATGGAGTACCGCTAATATTTATTCCTGGTGGTGGCGGTGATGGAGATACTTTTCTTCCATTAGCTGATGCGATGTCTGATCAGTTTAAAGTGATCACCTTTGACCGTAGAGCAAATGCTAGAAGTACCGCAAATAATCTGGAAAATTTTTCTGTTGCACAACAAAGTCGTGATGTACTTGCGATTCTTAGGGCAGTTGGCGAAGAATCTGCCTTTATTTTTGGGAATAGTAGTGGGGGAGTAATTGCACTGGAGCTAGTTAAGAATTTTCCTGGGGTAGTTCGATTAGCAGTAATTCATGAACCACCTTTAGCAAACTTTGCGAATGATCAAGAGAGATGGTTGAAATTCTTTGGTGACTGCTATCAACTAGCTTTAAGCAAAGACTCAAATAAGGCAGCTACAAAGTTTGGAATGGGTGTTATGGGACGCATAACGATTGCACCATTACTATCAGACATCAGGTTGAAAGCATACTTAAGGAAAGAGCCAAAACTTCCAGGAGAGGTGCGTTTAGCTGGAAAAATTGCTGCTGATATTTTTATCAAACAGGAATTAATTCCAGTAACAAATTACATACCAAATAAGGATATCTTGCGTGAACATAAAGAAAAATTAATTTTTGCAGCGGGCGATTGGACAGTGAATAAGAATGTCTGGTTTGCTGAAGTTGCACAAAAACTTTCTAATGAAATTGGTAGTCCATTTATCACGCTTCCGGGCTCGCATGTGTCATTTATGGATAAGCCTAAAGAATGGGCACCAATCTTAAGTGCTTGCTACAATAAACCACAGTAA
- a CDS encoding ATP-binding protein codes for MERNTLPFYYDYGKIISTIQHKLFEQFGVEFHMYSDEETTNEIWEILEEDLKEESIEVQLISHIYKELETKTISSNHTEKVMELIIKPRVENGLYYYPNYGVALSKAMIFEADNQYNRDLIFAKNDTCLSSFFQYVLKRKRDYIKNYVTVYTDTDDGVETSIENITKMVSREDVFLEEPLKREIYRSIDHFFNEGREFFKTYEIPYKRGFLLFGDPGNGKTTLVKSIASSINAPVAYWQITEYTSSYTIKEVFSSVLKLTPMVLVIEDIDSMPASVRSVFLNTIDGATSKEGLFLIGTTNYPERIDPALMNRSGRFDRAYEIKQPTKEMRSSYLQKKKLSRILNHEEMQLLIDSTSDFSYAQLNELYISIIIEWDCEQKVDIIRLCDEMRSSLRKQKKQNWEKGQSVGFSFE; via the coding sequence ATGGAACGAAATACTTTACCTTTTTATTACGATTACGGGAAGATCATCTCAACAATCCAACATAAGCTTTTTGAACAATTTGGAGTAGAATTCCATATGTATTCTGATGAAGAAACAACAAATGAAATTTGGGAAATTCTTGAAGAGGATCTTAAAGAAGAATCAATAGAGGTTCAATTAATCAGCCATATTTATAAAGAGCTTGAAACAAAAACTATTTCTTCGAATCACACTGAAAAAGTAATGGAACTCATTATTAAACCTCGAGTTGAAAATGGGCTATATTATTATCCGAATTATGGGGTAGCTTTATCGAAAGCAATGATTTTTGAAGCCGATAATCAGTATAATAGAGACTTAATTTTTGCTAAAAATGATACGTGTCTTTCATCCTTTTTTCAATATGTGTTAAAAAGAAAACGAGATTATATTAAAAATTATGTAACGGTATATACAGATACAGATGACGGTGTAGAAACTTCAATTGAAAATATCACTAAAATGGTTAGTAGGGAAGATGTGTTTTTAGAAGAGCCGTTAAAAAGAGAAATTTATAGATCAATTGACCATTTCTTTAATGAAGGGCGAGAGTTCTTTAAAACTTATGAAATCCCTTATAAACGAGGATTTTTATTGTTTGGAGATCCGGGTAATGGAAAAACGACTTTAGTAAAATCAATCGCAAGTAGTATTAACGCACCAGTTGCGTATTGGCAAATAACAGAATATACATCAAGTTACACGATTAAGGAAGTCTTTAGTTCAGTATTAAAATTAACGCCAATGGTATTGGTAATAGAGGATATTGATAGTATGCCTGCATCAGTACGTTCAGTATTTCTAAATACGATAGATGGTGCAACTTCAAAAGAAGGTTTATTTTTAATTGGGACAACTAATTATCCTGAAAGAATCGATCCAGCATTAATGAATCGCTCTGGTAGATTTGATCGAGCTTATGAAATTAAGCAACCTACAAAAGAAATGCGCTCTAGTTATTTACAGAAGAAGAAACTATCTCGAATTTTAAATCATGAAGAAATGCAGTTATTAATTGATTCAACTAGTGATTTTTCATATGCCCAATTGAATGAGTTATATATTTCAATCATTATCGAGTGGGATTGTGAACAAAAGGTTGATATTATTCGACTTTGCGATGAAATGAGATCAAGTTTACGTAAACAGAAAAAACAAAATTGGGAAAAGGGTCAATCTGTTGGGTTTTCTTTTGAATAA
- a CDS encoding aminoglycoside phosphotransferase family protein — MENINVDLVKNLIKEQFPQWSNLEIKPVELSGHDNRTFHLGDRMSIRLPSAKCYVPQVEKEHTWLPILASKLSLPISKPLAKGKPSKYYPWPWTINEWIVGETLNKNNLSDLNNFATDLGQFLNELQLIDASHGPKAGEHNFYRGGNLAVYDKETRDTIDRTKETFSEDLLTEIWQTALNSKWDREPVWVHGDIAPGNLLVNNDNLCAVIDFGIIGVGDPSCDAAMAWTFFDANSRKTFKEVLKFDENTWNRARGWALWKALITYDANKGSNRAIEDEAFNTINIIVKEYISNN; from the coding sequence ATGGAAAATATAAATGTTGATTTAGTTAAAAACTTAATCAAAGAACAATTTCCACAGTGGTCTAATTTAGAAATAAAACCTGTTGAATTAAGCGGACATGATAACAGAACCTTCCATTTAGGAGATCGAATGAGTATTAGATTACCAAGTGCAAAATGCTATGTCCCTCAAGTTGAAAAGGAACATACTTGGCTGCCAATATTGGCAAGTAAACTAAGTTTACCAATCTCTAAACCGCTAGCTAAAGGAAAACCAAGTAAATACTATCCATGGCCTTGGACTATAAATGAATGGATTGTTGGGGAAACATTGAATAAAAATAATTTAAGTGATTTAAATAATTTTGCAACTGATTTAGGGCAATTTTTAAATGAACTACAGTTAATTGACGCAAGTCACGGACCAAAAGCAGGAGAGCATAATTTCTATAGAGGCGGAAATCTAGCTGTTTACGACAAAGAAACAAGAGATACAATCGATCGAACAAAAGAGACTTTTAGCGAAGATTTATTAACAGAAATTTGGCAAACAGCTCTTAACTCCAAATGGGACCGAGAACCAGTATGGGTGCATGGTGATATTGCTCCTGGGAATTTACTTGTAAACAATGATAATTTATGTGCTGTAATTGACTTTGGAATTATTGGCGTGGGAGACCCTTCTTGCGATGCTGCAATGGCGTGGACATTTTTCGATGCGAATAGTAGAAAAACCTTCAAAGAGGTTTTAAAGTTTGATGAAAACACTTGGAATCGAGCAAGAGGTTGGGCATTATGGAAGGCTTTAATTACTTATGATGCAAATAAGGGTTCTAATAGAGCAATTGAAGATGAGGCATTTAACACGATTAATATCATAGTTAAAGAATACATTTCGAATAATTAG
- a CDS encoding S8 family peptidase, which translates to MSKFRLIPFKLEEVKDYTKEVPPGVQLIEAKSIWEKGCQGEDVVVAVIDTGCQTDHPDLQDRIIGGYNFTEDYGGDPNVFLDNNGHGTHVCGTIAASENGEGVVGVAPKAKILALKVLTGAGEGSIESIVQAIDYATNWKGSNGETVRVISMSLGGPGDDTSLHAAIQRAVEQNIAVVCAAGNEGDGDGSTDEYSYPGAYDEVIEVGSVNLQKRLSQFSNTNDEIDLVAPGEKILSTYPTNQYAVLSGTSMATPHVSGALALLIQQYETETNKKITESELFELLISHTVPLGYSTLEEGHGLLNLGVNVPAKSGM; encoded by the coding sequence ATGTCAAAATTTAGATTAATTCCTTTTAAGTTGGAAGAAGTTAAGGATTATACGAAGGAAGTACCACCTGGAGTTCAGTTAATCGAAGCTAAGTCTATTTGGGAAAAAGGGTGTCAAGGGGAAGATGTGGTCGTTGCAGTTATTGATACAGGCTGTCAAACCGACCATCCTGATTTACAAGATCGAATTATTGGTGGATATAATTTTACTGAAGACTACGGTGGAGACCCAAACGTATTCTTAGATAATAATGGACATGGGACACATGTATGTGGAACGATTGCTGCTTCTGAAAATGGAGAAGGTGTAGTCGGCGTTGCTCCAAAAGCAAAGATTCTAGCTCTTAAAGTACTGACTGGTGCTGGTGAGGGAAGTATTGAATCAATTGTACAAGCCATTGATTATGCAACAAATTGGAAAGGGTCTAATGGAGAAACAGTGCGAGTGATTTCAATGTCATTAGGTGGTCCAGGGGATGATACTTCGTTACATGCGGCGATTCAAAGAGCGGTTGAACAGAATATTGCCGTTGTATGTGCAGCTGGAAATGAAGGTGACGGAGATGGATCGACTGATGAATACAGCTATCCTGGTGCATATGATGAAGTAATAGAAGTAGGATCTGTAAATCTTCAAAAACGGTTATCACAATTTAGTAATACAAATGATGAAATTGATTTGGTTGCACCGGGAGAAAAGATTCTATCTACCTATCCAACAAATCAATATGCCGTACTTTCAGGTACTTCGATGGCAACACCGCATGTTTCAGGAGCGCTTGCTTTATTAATTCAACAATACGAAACTGAGACGAACAAGAAAATCACTGAATCAGAACTATTTGAGCTTCTAATTAGTCATACTGTCCCGCTCGGATACAGTACACTAGAGGAAGGTCATGGACTTTTAAATCTAGGCGTAAATGTTCCTGCTAAATCTGGAATGTAA
- a CDS encoding flavin monoamine oxidase family protein: MSLIHKLSKDQMISIIRNGLTTTNNPQKITIVGAGLAGLVAASLLKESGHQVIILEANNRVGGRVYTEREAFTNNQYMDYGAMRIPETHYLVFEYINKFNLSVHRFINSTQNDLIYINGVKTTKKEYEQNPDIIGYPVIPSEKGLNYEQLLELVIKPILDYINQNPDANWEEIIKLFDHYSMDQFLKYYPNGTKLSQNAVESIKALLGTRGFPELAFTGILREFKILFSNPYLFEITGGNDKLPNAFLPQLKNELFYGQKMTKITQDKDQITIHTVHTKSNESFQTSSDLAIITVPFSVLNFVEIIPQNSISYSKWLAIRTTHYMASTKVGLQFNTRFWEKEGLYGGRSITDLPIRFTYYPSRNLGSDGPGTVLASYTWEDDALYWDSLSENERIQQALKDLSYLFGNQVYTEFVTGFTHSWTQDPYAAGAVSMLKPDQQKEIGDYIASPEERIHFSGEHTSSIPGWMQGAIESGIRVAYEVNSQN; the protein is encoded by the coding sequence ATGAGTCTAATCCATAAACTTTCAAAGGACCAGATGATTTCCATCATTCGTAATGGATTAACTACAACAAATAATCCACAAAAAATTACGATTGTTGGAGCAGGATTGGCAGGTCTAGTAGCCGCTTCATTATTAAAGGAATCAGGTCACCAAGTGATCATATTAGAAGCAAATAATCGTGTCGGTGGAAGAGTTTATACGGAAAGAGAGGCTTTTACAAATAACCAATACATGGATTATGGTGCTATGCGTATACCCGAAACTCACTATCTTGTTTTTGAATATATTAATAAATTTAATTTATCAGTTCATAGGTTCATTAATAGTACTCAAAATGACTTGATTTATATTAATGGAGTAAAAACTACAAAAAAGGAATACGAACAAAATCCTGATATTATAGGCTATCCAGTCATTCCTTCTGAAAAGGGCCTTAACTATGAACAACTTTTAGAACTAGTTATTAAACCTATTTTAGATTATATTAATCAGAATCCTGATGCTAATTGGGAAGAGATTATCAAACTTTTTGATCATTATTCGATGGATCAGTTTTTAAAATATTATCCTAATGGTACTAAATTATCCCAAAATGCTGTTGAATCAATTAAAGCCCTTCTAGGTACAAGAGGTTTTCCGGAATTAGCATTTACGGGTATTTTAAGAGAATTCAAGATTTTATTTTCAAATCCTTATTTATTCGAAATTACAGGAGGAAACGATAAACTGCCAAATGCATTTTTACCTCAACTAAAAAACGAACTATTTTATGGGCAAAAAATGACTAAAATCACTCAAGATAAGGATCAAATAACAATTCATACAGTACACACAAAAAGTAATGAATCATTTCAAACTTCTTCAGATTTGGCAATTATTACGGTTCCATTCTCTGTACTTAATTTTGTAGAAATAATACCTCAGAATTCCATTTCGTATAGTAAGTGGCTTGCAATCCGAACTACTCACTATATGGCATCAACTAAAGTTGGATTACAATTTAATACGAGATTTTGGGAGAAAGAAGGATTATATGGTGGAAGGTCAATCACTGATTTACCTATACGGTTTACTTATTATCCTAGTAGAAATTTAGGCAGTGATGGCCCTGGGACTGTATTAGCTAGTTATACTTGGGAGGATGATGCCCTATACTGGGATAGTTTGTCTGAAAATGAACGAATACAGCAAGCATTAAAAGATTTATCCTATTTATTTGGAAATCAAGTATATACCGAATTTGTAACAGGCTTCACTCATAGCTGGACCCAAGATCCATATGCAGCCGGAGCAGTTTCAATGTTAAAGCCTGATCAACAAAAGGAAATTGGAGATTATATCGCTTCTCCAGAAGAACGAATACATTTTTCAGGTGAACACACATCTTCAATACCAGGTTGGATGCAAGGTGCAATTGAATCTGGCATTCGAGTTGCTTATGAAGTAAATTCGCAAAATTAA
- a CDS encoding DUF3934 family protein, whose protein sequence is MSKAKGKGGTGRGTDKKGWNRWQASAKKAKSAKPYVSKGTKNKTGTNENK, encoded by the coding sequence TTGAGTAAAGCTAAAGGTAAGGGCGGAACAGGTAGAGGTACAGATAAGAAGGGTTGGAATAGGTGGCAAGCTAGTGCAAAAAAAGCAAAAAGTGCGAAACCATATGTAAGTAAGGGTACCAAAAATAAGACAGGAACAAATGAAAATAAATAA
- a CDS encoding isochorismatase family protein, giving the protein MKIALLIIDMQKIFLEDKKEQLNVEAACEYINYVAESIRSNKHLVIHVQDVEGADEINSESLAIIPEINVDQQDICIRKEQSNAFWNTELESILIENDVKLVIVAGFAAEHCVLFTYNGAIERGFKAVILQNGILSTKSDIITQTYRDRNIISYNVLPFIV; this is encoded by the coding sequence ATGAAAATTGCTTTGTTAATTATTGATATGCAAAAAATATTTTTAGAGGATAAAAAAGAGCAATTGAATGTCGAAGCTGCTTGTGAGTATATTAACTATGTTGCTGAGTCGATTCGGTCAAATAAACATTTAGTCATACATGTTCAGGATGTTGAAGGTGCCGATGAGATTAATTCTGAATCGCTTGCTATTATTCCTGAAATAAATGTAGATCAACAAGATATTTGTATTAGGAAGGAACAGTCAAATGCATTTTGGAATACAGAATTGGAATCGATTTTAATAGAAAATGATGTTAAGTTAGTGATTGTGGCTGGCTTTGCAGCAGAGCATTGTGTACTTTTTACATATAATGGAGCTATTGAAAGGGGATTTAAAGCGGTTATATTACAAAATGGGATATTAAGCACAAAAAGTGATATAATAACTCAAACATATCGTGATCGTAATATAATTTCTTATAATGTACTGCCATTTATTGTATAA
- a CDS encoding putative C-S lyase, with the protein MTFNFNEEHNRRKTNSTKWDSVDKVFGNTEVLPLWVADMDFACAPGIVEAITKRAQHPIYGYGHIPEDFFASAMKWANKRYNTSIKREWLKTVPGVVPALNLAIDAFTKPGDEIIIQPPVYFPFFSTIKNNGRIIIENCLIEEDGYYYMDLEDLQNKITTKTKMIILCSPANPVGRVWTKEELSGLFEICKKNKIIIIADEIHADLVFEKGSHTPFYSLSEDAANMSITFMSPSKTFNIAGLFSSLAIIPNPELSIEFTHAIARASLENLNIFGIDAVIAAYNEGEEWLDELLVYLKGNAEYIHNYLKTNIPEVKMRVTEATYLGWLDFRGLGLKGDHLNEFIINDAKLGLNEGRGFGLNGDGFMRLNYACTKKTLEEAMALLEKAVKAYKLNVNQN; encoded by the coding sequence ATGACATTTAACTTTAATGAAGAACATAATCGAAGAAAAACGAATAGTACGAAGTGGGATTCGGTTGATAAAGTATTTGGTAATACAGAAGTTTTACCTTTATGGGTTGCTGATATGGATTTTGCTTGCGCTCCTGGAATTGTTGAAGCGATCACAAAAAGAGCCCAACATCCTATTTACGGGTATGGCCATATTCCTGAAGATTTTTTTGCTTCAGCTATGAAATGGGCAAACAAGCGCTATAATACTTCAATTAAACGCGAATGGTTAAAGACTGTACCTGGTGTTGTTCCAGCGTTAAATTTAGCCATTGATGCATTTACGAAGCCTGGAGATGAAATCATCATTCAACCACCAGTTTATTTCCCATTTTTCAGTACGATTAAAAATAATGGTAGAATCATCATTGAAAATTGTTTAATCGAAGAAGATGGCTATTATTATATGGATTTAGAAGATCTACAAAATAAAATAACAACTAAAACTAAAATGATAATTTTATGTAGCCCAGCAAACCCAGTCGGAAGAGTGTGGACGAAAGAAGAATTATCAGGACTATTCGAAATATGTAAAAAGAATAAAATCATAATCATTGCAGATGAAATTCACGCTGATTTAGTTTTTGAAAAAGGTAGTCATACACCATTTTATTCTTTAAGTGAAGACGCGGCAAACATGAGTATAACGTTTATGTCTCCAAGTAAAACATTTAATATTGCAGGCTTATTTTCTTCACTTGCAATTATTCCAAATCCAGAACTATCAATTGAGTTTACACATGCAATTGCACGTGCGAGTTTGGAAAATTTAAATATATTTGGTATTGATGCAGTAATTGCAGCCTATAACGAAGGAGAAGAATGGTTAGATGAGCTACTGGTCTATTTAAAAGGTAATGCAGAGTACATACATAATTACTTAAAAACTAATATTCCAGAAGTGAAAATGAGAGTTACAGAAGCGACCTATTTAGGATGGCTTGATTTTAGAGGTCTAGGCCTAAAAGGCGACCATTTAAACGAATTCATAATAAACGATGCGAAATTAGGTTTAAATGAAGGCCGTGGTTTTGGACTAAATGGTGATGGTTTTATGCGATTAAATTATGCCTGCACTAAAAAAACATTAGAAGAAGCTATGGCACTTTTAGAGAAAGCAGTCAAAGCTTATAAATTAAACGTTAATCAAAATTAA
- a CDS encoding NUDIX hydrolase: MNYIKEIRKLIGNEILFTVGCGVIIEVDNAILLQHRTDEDNWCIPGGVMEIGETFEETAKRETFEETGLTVNELELFGIYSGESCFVEYPNKDKAYSVQVIFRTTKYNGDLIQKGIESKEHKFFSKMDLPSNLNPRQKPFILDWINGKQSPIVS; this comes from the coding sequence ATGAACTACATAAAAGAAATAAGAAAGTTAATTGGAAATGAAATTTTATTTACAGTTGGTTGCGGGGTCATTATTGAAGTAGATAATGCTATATTACTACAGCACCGTACAGATGAAGACAATTGGTGTATTCCTGGTGGAGTAATGGAAATTGGAGAAACATTTGAAGAAACTGCGAAGAGGGAAACCTTTGAGGAAACAGGATTAACAGTAAATGAATTAGAGTTATTTGGTATTTATTCTGGAGAAAGTTGTTTTGTTGAATATCCTAATAAAGACAAAGCATATAGTGTCCAAGTAATTTTTAGGACAACAAAATATAATGGTGACTTAATACAAAAAGGAATTGAAAGCAAGGAACATAAATTTTTTAGCAAAATGGATTTACCAAGCAACTTAAATCCTCGTCAAAAACCATTTATTCTTGATTGGATAAATGGAAAACAAAGTCCAATAGTAAGCTAG
- a CDS encoding RraA family protein, translating into MINQFKNIPTTCISDVMDGLNNMDPSIKPLKEEYNFVGKALTVKIPVGDNLAVLKAIREATPGDVIVVDAKGDQYRAIAGDFVVGMAKTMGVCAIVVDGVIRDISGTKKLNFPVFCKGTTVASSGKHGIGEINVPISCGGASVNPGDIIVGDADGVVVIPQSDAKTILEKSLDKLKKDEIREVQVSANIDAIKSYIDQMLLK; encoded by the coding sequence ATGATTAATCAATTTAAAAATATCCCAACAACTTGCATTTCAGATGTGATGGATGGATTAAATAATATGGATCCTTCCATTAAGCCTTTAAAAGAAGAATATAATTTTGTAGGAAAAGCACTAACAGTTAAAATTCCTGTTGGTGATAATTTAGCAGTGTTAAAAGCAATTCGAGAAGCGACTCCTGGAGATGTGATAGTCGTTGATGCTAAGGGAGATCAGTATCGTGCAATTGCAGGAGACTTTGTTGTAGGGATGGCAAAAACAATGGGGGTTTGTGCGATTGTTGTTGATGGGGTAATTCGAGATATAAGCGGTACGAAGAAATTAAATTTCCCAGTATTTTGTAAAGGCACCACCGTAGCTTCAAGTGGGAAACATGGAATTGGAGAAATTAATGTGCCGATTTCTTGTGGAGGTGCATCAGTAAACCCAGGAGATATTATTGTAGGTGATGCTGATGGAGTAGTTGTAATCCCTCAATCTGATGCAAAAACAATATTAGAAAAGTCTTTAGATAAATTGAAAAAAGATGAAATTAGAGAAGTACAAGTTTCTGCTAATATTGATGCGATTAAGTCTTATATTGATCAAATGCTATTGAAGTAG
- a CDS encoding VOC family protein, translating into MTMKITPCIVMSGNAKEAVHFYESELEAKILSIQTYGEMPFPCSEALKSRISNAILKIGESELILFDAPTQTNPDVSSEEVEFVQPAQNKKVEVTINLSVDNVEKTRSIFNSLRQGGQIIAPLEEVPFSPAFGTVTDQFGVTFILITQQ; encoded by the coding sequence ATGACTATGAAAATTACACCATGTATTGTAATGAGTGGTAATGCTAAAGAAGCAGTTCATTTTTATGAAAGTGAACTTGAGGCAAAAATTCTTTCTATACAAACTTATGGAGAAATGCCATTCCCTTGTTCTGAAGCCTTAAAGAGTCGTATTTCTAACGCAATACTAAAAATTGGTGAAAGTGAACTGATTTTATTTGACGCACCTACTCAGACAAATCCAGACGTAAGTAGTGAAGAAGTGGAATTTGTCCAGCCTGCTCAAAATAAAAAAGTAGAAGTTACTATTAACCTTTCAGTAGACAATGTAGAAAAAACTAGAAGTATTTTTAATTCATTACGACAAGGTGGACAGATCATCGCACCACTAGAGGAGGTTCCATTTAGCCCTGCATTTGGAACAGTAACAGATCAATTTGGCGTTACATTCATTTTAATTACTCAACAATAA
- a CDS encoding nitronate monooxygenase yields the protein MFKNQVTELLNIEYPIIQAPMAGGITTSKLVAEVSNCGGLGTIGAGYMTPSQIREQIREIKKLTSKQFGINLFVPNDFKIDENEIEASNHLLLPINEELNLKQDERIQLPSFNRLTETFHEQIKVIIEEKVPICSFTFGLPSIELIKELKFHNIILIGTATTLKEAIEIEKAGMDLVVVQGSEAGGHRGNFISDDEESLIGLMSLIPQVVDHVNIPVIAAGGIMDGRGLTASMCLGAKAVQMGTAFLTCIESGAHEVHKNAILNATEEQLVLTRSFSGKWARGVGNKFVMEMRQHENSVPQFPIQNTITQTIRKAAAKQSNKEYMSLWSGQSPRLANKVTVKELITKIIDDVKKIKIEF from the coding sequence ATGTTCAAAAATCAAGTTACAGAGCTTTTAAATATCGAATATCCAATTATTCAAGCACCAATGGCCGGCGGAATTACAACTTCGAAGCTTGTTGCCGAAGTATCAAATTGCGGTGGTTTAGGTACAATCGGGGCCGGTTATATGACTCCCTCGCAAATACGCGAACAAATTAGAGAAATAAAAAAATTAACCTCTAAACAATTTGGAATAAATTTGTTTGTTCCAAATGATTTCAAAATTGATGAAAATGAAATAGAAGCAAGTAATCATTTGCTCTTACCAATAAATGAAGAATTAAATTTAAAACAAGATGAGCGGATACAACTACCAAGTTTTAATAGACTTACCGAAACATTTCATGAACAAATTAAAGTAATAATTGAAGAGAAGGTACCTATTTGTTCTTTTACTTTTGGTTTGCCATCTATAGAATTAATTAAAGAATTAAAGTTTCATAACATTATTTTGATTGGAACAGCTACAACGCTGAAAGAAGCGATTGAAATCGAAAAAGCAGGAATGGATTTAGTTGTTGTTCAAGGTAGTGAGGCAGGTGGGCATAGAGGTAATTTCATAAGTGACGATGAGGAAAGTTTAATTGGTTTAATGTCACTTATTCCACAAGTTGTAGACCACGTTAACATCCCAGTAATTGCTGCAGGCGGAATTATGGATGGAAGAGGATTAACTGCGTCGATGTGCTTAGGGGCAAAAGCGGTACAAATGGGTACTGCATTTTTAACCTGTATTGAAAGTGGGGCGCATGAAGTACATAAAAATGCAATTTTAAATGCAACTGAAGAGCAGTTAGTTTTGACTCGTTCATTTTCAGGAAAATGGGCAAGAGGAGTCGGAAATAAATTTGTTATGGAAATGAGACAACACGAAAACTCAGTTCCTCAGTTTCCTATACAAAATACGATTACACAAACTATTAGAAAAGCAGCTGCCAAACAAAGTAATAAAGAGTATATGTCTCTTTGGTCAGGACAAAGTCCGAGATTAGCTAATAAAGTAACTGTAAAAGAATTGATTACTAAAATAATAGATGATGTCAAAAAAATAAAAATAGAATTTTAA
- a CDS encoding cold-shock protein, translated as MEHGKVKWFNAEKGFGFIERENGDDVFVHFSAIQTDGFKSLDEGQAVTFEVEQGQRGPQATNVKKA; from the coding sequence ATGGAACATGGTAAAGTAAAATGGTTTAATGCAGAAAAAGGTTTTGGATTTATCGAGCGTGAAAATGGTGATGATGTATTCGTTCATTTCTCAGCAATTCAAACTGATGGATTTAAATCATTAGATGAAGGACAAGCAGTTACATTTGAAGTAGAACAAGGTCAACGCGGACCACAAGCAACTAATGTAAAAAAAGCATAA